The Sander vitreus isolate 19-12246 chromosome 5, sanVit1, whole genome shotgun sequence genome includes a region encoding these proteins:
- the gda gene encoding guanine deaminase yields the protein MANSNRPNADISHVYRGTFIHSTQQTALQILEDTLLGVDTDGKIAFIEKGAELNRLSQIFGFSPSEVTQLAQHEFFMPGLVDTHIHAPQYSFAGTALDMPLLQWLNTYTFPVESRFKDLEFAHCVYTQVVQRTLRNGTTTACYFATIHTDASLLLGQIANDFGQRALVGKVCMDRNNSVKHYKETNQESQEETCRFIAELLNKKYPLVRPVVTPRFAPSCTGALLGQLGAIAKNNNLHIQSHISENVEEVKLVKELFPESESYTDVYHKYNLLTDKTVMAHGCYLTDAELALFRETGASLSHCPNSNISLCSGMLDVRNVLKHKVKLGLGTDVAGGYSASMLDAVRRALDTSKVLTIQDPEYETLTFEEVFRLATLGGSHALSLDDQTGNFEVGKDFDALRVNVAAAGGPIDMIQCEGPKVILEKFLNLGDDRNIAEVFVAGRKVVPFPPSLNIASTCVNGAGS from the exons ATGGCAAACTCTAACAGACCCAACGCCGACATTTCTCACGTCTACAGGGGAACATTTATCCATTCGACGCAGCAAACCGCGCTACAGATCCTGGAAGATACACTCCTGGGAGTGGATACAGACGGAAAG ATTGCTTTCATCGAGAAAGGAGCAGAGCTAAACAGACTGTCTCAGATCTTTGGATTCAGTCCGTCTGAAGTCACTCAACTGGCACAACA TGAGTTCTTTATGCCGGGACTGGTGGACACACACATCCACGCGCCCCAGTACAGCTTCGCCGGCACAGCGCTGGACATGCCCCTACTGCAGTGGCTCAACACCTACACCTTCCCTGTGGAGTCTCGCTTCAAGGACTTGGAGTTCGCCCACTGTGTCTACACTCAAGTAGTG CAAAGGACCCTGAGAAACGGAACAACCACTGCATGTTACTTTGCTACCATACACACAGATGCCTCTCTCCTGTTGGGCCAGATTGCAA ATGACTTTGGTCAGCGAGCCTTGGTGGGGAAGGTGTGTATGGACAGGAACAACTCTGTGAAACATTACAAAGAGACCAATCAGGAGTCTCAAGAGGAAACCTGTCG GTTCATTGCAGAGCTCTTGAACAAAAAG TACCCTCTGGTGAGGCCCGTGGTGACGCCTCGCTTCGCTCCATCCTGCACAGGGGCCTTGCTGGGCCAGCTGGGAGCAATCGCTAAGAATAACAACCTGCACATTCAG AGTCACATCAGTGAAAACGTCGAGGAAGTTAAGCTCGTAAAGGAGCTGTTCCCGGAGTCAGAGTCTTACACAGACGTCTATCACAAATACAACCTGCTCACTGACAAG ACGGTGATGGCCCATGGCTGCTACCTCACTGATGCAGAGTTGGCTCTGTTCAGAGAGACAGGAGCCTCTTTGTCTCACTGTCCCAATTCCAACATCTC GTTGTGCAGCGGCATGTTGGACGTCCGCAACGTCCTGAAACACAAAGTGAAGTTGGGGCTGGGAACAG ATGTGGCGGGTGGCTACTCGGCCTCCATGCTGGACGCTGTGAGACGAGCTCTGGACACATCCAAAGTCCTGACGATCCAGGATCCAGAATACGAAACGCTCACGTTTGAGGAGGTTTTCAGACTGGCCACACTGGGAGGAAGCCAtg CTTTGTCCCTGGATGACCAGACGGGAAACTTTGAAGTTGGCAAAGACTTTGACGCCCTGAGGGTGAACGTAGCTGCTGCTGGCGGACCCATCGACATGATCCAGTGTGAGGGACCAAAG GTTATTTTGGAAAAATTCTTGAATTTGG GTGATGATCGTAACATAGCGGAGGTGTTTGTGGCCGGGAGGAAGGTGGTACCATTCCCCCCCAGTTTAAACATCGCTTCCACGTGTGTTAACGGTGCTGGGTCCTGA